The genomic window ATACCCACTTATTATTTCAATAATTCCTTATTCATTATCAAAGCATAATCAATAAACTCGAGTAAAATTTCATTAGGTAAAATGAAAATACTGAAACTAGCTGGTAGAGATTATATTTATATTTGGGGCTTATGCAAGATTGGATATTAGACTCAAGTGAAAATCAAAGGATCTCGGATTTACTCCCTGTAGCGAATCATACACGAAAGATAAGATTGTCCGAATCGACAATTGCGAAGATTCGGGACAATCGCAGGATGGTCGAAGAAGATTTGTTAGGCTCCGGTAAGACATTTTACGGTATCAATACCGGTTTTGGTATACTCTGTGACAAAGTCATCAATGCGGATCAACTGGAGACTCTTCAGCACAATCTCATCAGGTCTCATAGTTGTGGTACAGGCATGTCCGCAGACCAAAGGGTAGTCAGGTGGATGATTCTTCTCAAGATCATATCCCTAGCTAAAGGTCACAGCGGGGTCAGGTATGAGCTAATAGAGTTTTTGATCATGCTACTCAATGAAAATATCTTGCCAGAAGTACCTGAACAAGGTTCCCTGGGAGCATCCGGAGATTTGGCACCACTTTCACATTGTAGCCTTCTGTGTATAGGTGAGGGTTTCTTGTACCACAATGGTGTTCGGTACGCTTCTGCAGACTTTTTCAGGAATCACCAAACTGTATTGCCCGGATTGAAAGAAAAGGAAGGTCTTGCACTTATCAACGGAACCCAATTTAGCCTGGCCCAATTGATCAATTGCACAATTGAAGCTGAAAAGTTACTGCAAACCGCAATAATTTGCGCTTGTGCTTCCTTAGAAGCATTTAACGGAAATATGGATGCTTTTGATGAACGGATCCATTTATTGAGAAACCAGGATGGACAGATTTGGGTAGCAAGCCATATTCGCAGCATTTTGGCAGGGAGTGAGATTTTCACAAGAAGCAAGAATTCAGTTCAGGATCCTTATTCGTTCAGATGTATACCTCAAGTGATCGGAGCGAGCAAGGACGCTGTGGATTATGTGAAATCAGTTGCCGAAAAGGAGATCAGCGCCGTCACCGACAACCCCCTTATTTTTGAAAATGGAGATGTTTTGTCAGGAGGGAATTTCCATGCTCAAAGTCTGGCTCTTGCTACAGATTTTTTAAAGATTGCCCTGGCAGAAGTTGGAAATATTGCAGAGCGCAGGATGTACCAGATCATCATTGGTCAGCGAGGCCTACCTGATTTTTTGACGCAAGAACCAGGAGTCAATTCAGGTTATATGATCGTTCAGTATTCTGCAGCTTCATTGGTTAGTTATAACAAACAACTCGCTACTCCAGCTTCGGTTGACTCTATAGTGACCAGCAAAGGTCAAGAAGATCATGTAAGTATGGCAGCAAATGCTGCTTTGCAATGCAATCGGATCATCGAACACTTGTGGCAAATACTCGCCATGGAATGGATGACTGCTTCCAGAGCATGGTGTTGGCGCGCAGGGTGGAATACGAGCGACATACTTCAAAAATGGATCACTCATTATAGGTCTGTAGTAGCTCTCAAGATACAAGACCATATTCCTTCTGAAGAATACAAACCGACAGTTAACTTTCTCGGGGAGTTAGATTTTCCTCAATGATCAGATTGCTTTCCAGTTTCATTTTTTATTGTTTGGGCATTTCCCTCTATGCACAGGTCAGTGTGCCTGACTGGGAGATCGCTTATTCAGTTGGTAGAATCGTACCACATTCTGAAAAGTTCGCTTATCGTCCCAGAGGGGTGAGCCAGTTTTTTCGTGGTGCAGTGTTGTGGCAGACGGGTGGAACACATGATTGGACGCGATATTATGGATTTCCACGAGTTGGAGTGCAGCTCTATCATGGTGAGCTCGGGGCGCCTCAACAGATTCTGGGAGATGTGTGGAGCATCAACCCATTTCTGGATTTTAATACCAGAGATTCAAACAAATGGAGTATGTATGTAAGAACTGGTTTTGGTATGGCTTACCTCACAAAACCATTCCATATAGTCAATAATCCTCTACAGACGGCTATCGGATCGCACTATAATATTTCTGTA from Saprospiraceae bacterium includes these protein-coding regions:
- the hutH gene encoding histidine ammonia-lyase, with protein sequence MQDWILDSSENQRISDLLPVANHTRKIRLSESTIAKIRDNRRMVEEDLLGSGKTFYGINTGFGILCDKVINADQLETLQHNLIRSHSCGTGMSADQRVVRWMILLKIISLAKGHSGVRYELIEFLIMLLNENILPEVPEQGSLGASGDLAPLSHCSLLCIGEGFLYHNGVRYASADFFRNHQTVLPGLKEKEGLALINGTQFSLAQLINCTIEAEKLLQTAIICACASLEAFNGNMDAFDERIHLLRNQDGQIWVASHIRSILAGSEIFTRSKNSVQDPYSFRCIPQVIGASKDAVDYVKSVAEKEISAVTDNPLIFENGDVLSGGNFHAQSLALATDFLKIALAEVGNIAERRMYQIIIGQRGLPDFLTQEPGVNSGYMIVQYSAASLVSYNKQLATPASVDSIVTSKGQEDHVSMAANAALQCNRIIEHLWQILAMEWMTASRAWCWRAGWNTSDILQKWITHYRSVVALKIQDHIPSEEYKPTVNFLGELDFPQ